A single window of Sander lucioperca isolate FBNREF2018 chromosome 22, SLUC_FBN_1.2, whole genome shotgun sequence DNA harbors:
- the slc38a10 gene encoding putative sodium-coupled neutral amino acid transporter 10 isoform X3 codes for MTASNWGLIMNVVNSIVGVSVLTMPFCFKQCGIVLGTLLLFFCSWMTHKSCMFLVNTASSTKRRTYAGLAFHAYGKPGKTVVEMSMIGLMLGTCIAFYVVIADLGSSFFAQMLGLQVTGSFRVLLLIAVSLFIVLPLSLQRNMMSSIQSFSAMALMFYTLFMFTIVLSSLRYGIISGSWVERVHLWRFKGVIQCLPIIATTFCCHPQVLPTYDSLDEPSVKRMSTIFTSSLNVVTIFYITVGFFGYVSFTDNIAGNVLMNFPSNLVTEMIRVGFMMSVAVGFPMMILPCRQAINTMLFEQQQKDGTFAAGGYMPPLRFKMITLCIVFGTMLGGILIPNVETILGLTGATMGSLICFICPALIYRKIQKNGFISQLVLCVGLGILLVSTFTTLSISSRSPGTKVQAPPPPAPVKHDLPLPDFPELHDNPANKKPAEIEKAELPAVQVVQPVERGPVEPPQIKGPVELPDRKKDEEVQLDRPDAGVAVPEGEAHRHEPPIPHDKVQVDTRNEEPGLGHAVQVADKKDDKVEEKPKPAEAVVGKEEVDLGGGEVRSNEVVEKPVAGADKKQDVPPPKEVEKLEPVKDPLAGNQAAVAQVDKAGKAPDAAGKREAPLPEGEHHPAADEAPGIDSKDTADEKMDEGQLDHAVLLQVIKEQQEQQKRLLDQQEKLLAVIEEQHKEIHQKQPAGAADGEAEKGIQEGVEDGAAKPKEPGLDSDLMQPKEEAGAGAAEPHPAAQNQVQAGDKGVEVVAKQAAYKEDGHVALGGESNKQSELGAKGVPLGKKRPEDRQPVPKNDQAAQLKDEERSLDKEKEKTENLKKDQARLEKEQLEGEKKEKMAEEQEVEKERIEKEVKARLEKERLERERKEMLAKEQELEKERVEKETMEKEVQARVEKEQLERERREKLAREQELEKERLEKAAEERLHQEMQKAHNEILERAKKEKQAEEARERLAQLERVVEERKAAQGAEREDGEALKKGGRDLKEDVAAQADSREGVEDGAVKAGAQPQGSHEKFRDQGEMDLRRRRRELGPGEAGGPPEEPGVPRGMPRLEPLLELGGSDLHAALEEQLLAGAMVHTRQIKQASEDEGTK; via the exons TGTGGGATAGTGCTGGGAACTCTCCTGCTGTTCTTCTGTTCGTGGATGACCCACAAGTCTTGCATGTTCCTGGTCAACACAGCGAGCAGCACCAAAAGAAGGACTTATGCAGGATTGG CCTTCCATGCTTACGGGAAACCAGGAAAAACAGTGGTGGAGATGAG TATGATCGGTTTGATGTTGGGGACCTGTATTGCCTTCTACGTCGTGATAGCTGATCTGGGCTCAAGTTTCTTCGCTCAGATGTTAGGTTTACAG GTGACTGGCAGTTTCCGCGTGCTGCTGCTGATCGCCGTGTCTCTGTTCATCGTCCTCCCTCTGAGTCTGCAGAGGAACATGATGTCCTCCATCCAGTCCTTCTCTGCTATGGCGCTCATGTTCTACACCCTCTTCATGTTCACG ATAGTGTTGTCGTCTCTGCGCTATGGCATAATCTCTGGCTCCTGGGTGGAGCGGGTTCACCTGTGGCGCTTCAAGGGCGTCATTCAGTGCCTGCCTATTATCGCCACAACCTTCTGCTGTCACCC ACAGGTGCTGCCGACCTACGACAGCCTGGACGAGCCGTCCGTCAAACGCATGAGCACCATCTTCACCTCTTCCCTCAACGTAGTCACCATCTTCTACATCACT GTGGGTTTCTTTGGCTACGTCAGTTTCACTGATAACATCGCAGGCAACGTGCTGATGAACTTCCCGTCCAACCTTGTGACTGAGATGATTCGCGTGGGCTTTATGATGTCTGTGGCCGTCGGATTCCCCATGATGATCCTGCCCTGCCGCCAGGCCATCAACACCATGCTTTTTGAGCAGCAG CAGAAGGATGGGACGTTTGCTGCCGGGGGATACATGCCTCCTCTGCGCTTCAAGATGATCACCCTCTGCATTGTGTTTGGCACCATGCTGGGAGGCATTCTCATCCCCAACG TGGAAACCATTCTGGGTCTGACTGGAGCCACTATGGGCAGCCTCATCTGCTTCATATGCCCTGCTCTCATCtacagaaagatccagaagaaTGGCTTCATTTCTCAG CTGGTGCTTTGCGTGGGTCTGGGCATCCTACTGGTCAGCACCTTCACCACCCTCTCAATTTCATCTAGAAGCCCCGGCACCAAGGTCcaagctcctcctcctccagcaccTGTCAAGCACGACCTGCCCCTACCGGACTTCCCCGAACTGCACG aCAATCCAGCAAACAAGAAGCCAGCGGAGATCGAGAAAGCTGAGCTTCCAGCTGTGCAGGTGGTGCAGCCTGTAGAGAGGGGCCCAGTTGAGCCCCCCCAGATTAAAGGACCAGTGGAACTACCTGACAGGAAGAAGGATGAAGAGGTGCAGTTGGACCGCCCTGATGCTG GTGTCGCGGTGCCAGAGGGCGAAGCCCATCGCCACGAACCCCCCATCCCCCATGACAAGGTCCAGGTGGACACAAGAAATGAAGAGCCAGGTTTAGGGCACGCTGTGCAGGTAGCGGACAAAAAAGACGACAAAGTTGAAGAGAAACCAAAGCCTGCTGAGGCTGTTGTGGGGAAAGAGGAAGTGGATTTGGGTGGTGGGGAAGTCCGGTCCAATGAAGTGGTGGAGAAGCCGGTTGCTGGGGCAGACAAAAAGCAGGATGTCCCCCCGCCAAAGGAAGTGGAGAAGCTCGAGCCTGTGAAAGATCCTCTTGCAGGGAATCAGGCTGCGGTGGCACAAGTCGATAAAGCGGGCAAAGCTCCAGATGCTGCTGGGAAACGTGAGG CTCCACTTCCTGAAGGAGAGCATCATCCTGCTGCAGACGAGGCTCCAGGTATAGACAGCAAAGATACGGCAGACGAGAAGATGGACG AGGGCCAGCTGGACCACGCCGTGCTACTGCAGGTGATCAAGGAGCAGCAAGAGCAACAGAAGAGACTTCTTGACCAGCAGGAAAAACTACTGGCTGTCATAGAAGAGCAACACAAGGAAATCCACCAGAAACAACCGGCTG GGGCTGCTGATGGTGAGGCAGAGAAAGGCATCCAGGAGGGGGTGGAAGATGGAGCAGCAAAGCCCAAAGAGCCTGGCCTGGACTCAGACCTGATGCAGCCCAAGGAGGAAGCTGGAGCCGGAGCTGCCGAGCCTCATCCCGCGGCCCAGAATCAAGTGCAGGCCGGGGATAAGGGTGTCGAGGTTGTAGCTAAGCAGGCGGCTTACAAGGAGGATGGCCATGTTGCACTCGGAGGAGAATCCAATAAGCAGAGTGAGCTTGGGGCAAAGGGAGTGCCACTGGGAAAGAAAAGACCTGAGGACCGTCAGCCTGTACCTAAAAATGATCAGGCAGCTCAACTTAAAGATGAAGAAAGAAGCCTAgataaggaaaaagaaaaaactgaaaatcttaaaaaagatCAGGCAAGACTGGAAAAAGAACAGCTTGAGGGggagaaaaaggaaaagatgGCCGAAGAGCAGGAGGTAGAAAAGGAGAGGATAGAGAAAGAAGTGAAGGCAAGATTGGAAAAAGAACggctggaaagagagagaaaagaaatgcTGGCCAAAGAGCAGGAGTTGGAGAAGGAGAGAGTTGAGAAAGAAACGATGGAGAAAGAAGTGCAGGCCAGAGTGGAAAAAGAACAACTagaaagggagagaagagagaagctgGCCAGAGAACAGGagctggagaaagagagactggAGAAAGCTGCAGAAGAGAGACTTCATCAGGAGATGCAGAAAGCACACAATGAAATACTTGAGAGagcaaagaaagagaaacaggcagaggaggcTCGGGAGAGGCTGGCCCAGCTGGAGCGAGTCGTAGAAGAAAGAAAGGCTGCACAGGGGGCTGAGAGGGAAGACGGTGAAGCTTTGAAGAAAGGAGGACGAGACCTCAAAGAGGATGTTGCTGCTCAGGCGGACTCAAGAGAAGGTGTGGAAGACGGGGCCGTCAAAGCCGGGGCTCAGCCCCAGGGCTCCCACGAGAAATTCAGGGACCAGGGAGAGATGGATCTAAGGCGGAGGCGCAGGGAACTGGGACCCGGAGAAGCTGGAGGGCCCCCGGAGGAGCCCGGGGTGCCCAGGGGGATGCCGAGGCTAGAGCCCCTGCTGGAGCTGGGGGGCTCCGACCTGCATGCGGCCCTGGAGGAGCAGCTACTGGCTGGGGCAATGGTGCACACGCGGCAGATTAAACAGGCCTCAGAGGACGAGGGAACGAAATAA